The proteins below are encoded in one region of Flavobacterium nackdongense:
- a CDS encoding nucleotidyltransferase domain-containing protein has protein sequence MFGIYPKSHQEILKIIDSCSSIDEVIIYGSRAKGNYREGSDIDITLKGNISREDLNKLWHKLDDSYIPYKFDISIFKELKSESLIEHIQRVGKTLYKRKTES, from the coding sequence ATGTTTGGTATCTATCCTAAAAGCCACCAAGAAATTTTAAAAATAATTGATAGTTGTTCTTCTATCGATGAGGTTATTATTTATGGGTCTAGAGCTAAAGGTAATTATAGAGAAGGTTCAGATATTGATATTACTTTAAAGGGAAATATTAGTAGAGAAGATTTAAATAAATTGTGGCATAAGTTAGATGATAGTTATATCCCATATAAATTTGATATTTCTATTTTTAAAGAATTAAAATCTGAAAGTTTAATTGAACACATACAAAGAGTTGGTAAAACTTTGTACAAAAGAAAAACTGAAAGTTAA
- a CDS encoding PDDEXK nuclease domain-containing protein: MSEDLQNKMLFQQVAELLQNARQQVLRTVNSTMVCTYFEIGKMIVEEEQSGKDRAEYGKQILKGLSEQLTNEFGKGFSLRNLEQIRKFYLIYSNSATVLRIFDIQKTQTVSAQLLDNIPQTVSAELNSQTLFSIFKLTWSHYSFLMRIDDENERRFYEIESEKYNWSVRELKRQYDSALYTRLTLSRDKEGVLKLSEQGQIIEKPKDLIKDPYILEFLGLPELHQYSESELEEEIINKLEHFLLELGHGFTFVARQKRITFDDKHFKIDLVFYNRILKSFVLIDLKIGELKHQDLGQMQMYVNYYDREMRLEDENKTIGIVLCQNKSDLVVEYTLPENNEQIFASKYKMVLPTKEDLIKLISESK, encoded by the coding sequence ATGTCAGAAGACCTTCAAAATAAAATGTTGTTCCAACAAGTAGCTGAGCTTTTGCAAAATGCTCGGCAACAGGTTTTACGTACTGTAAATTCAACAATGGTTTGTACGTATTTTGAAATTGGAAAAATGATTGTGGAAGAAGAACAAAGTGGAAAAGACCGAGCGGAATACGGAAAACAAATTCTAAAAGGACTTTCGGAACAGTTAACGAATGAGTTTGGGAAAGGTTTTTCATTAAGGAATTTAGAGCAAATTAGAAAGTTTTATTTGATTTATTCAAATTCCGCAACAGTGTTGCGGATTTTCGATATTCAAAAAACGCAGACAGTGTCTGCGCAATTGCTTGATAACATTCCGCAGACAGTGTCTGCGGAATTGAATTCTCAAACATTATTTTCTATTTTCAAACTTACTTGGTCTCATTATTCGTTTCTAATGCGAATTGACGATGAAAACGAAAGACGTTTTTACGAAATAGAATCCGAAAAATACAATTGGAGCGTTCGGGAATTAAAACGACAATACGATTCGGCACTTTACACAAGATTGACCTTAAGTCGAGACAAGGAAGGTGTTTTAAAACTTTCGGAACAAGGGCAGATTATTGAGAAACCAAAAGATCTTATCAAAGATCCCTATATTCTTGAATTTCTTGGATTGCCAGAATTACATCAATATTCTGAGTCAGAGTTGGAAGAAGAAATTATCAATAAATTAGAGCATTTTTTATTAGAATTGGGACACGGTTTTACATTTGTAGCTAGACAAAAGCGAATTACTTTTGATGATAAACATTTTAAAATTGATTTGGTTTTCTATAACAGAATTTTAAAATCATTTGTTTTGATTGATCTGAAAATTGGCGAATTAAAACATCAAGATTTGGGTCAGATGCAAATGTATGTAAATTATTATGACAGAGAAATGCGTTTAGAGGATGAAAACAAAACGATAGGAATTGTGCTTTGCCAAAATAAAAGTGATTTGGTTGTAGAATATACTTTGCCAGAGAATAACGAGCAAATTTTTGCCAGTAAATACAAAATGGTTCTTCCAACTAAGGAAGATTTAATAAAATTAATTTCGGAATCAAAATAA
- a CDS encoding nucleotidyltransferase substrate binding protein, with protein MENQDIRWKQRFEHYSNALKLLNIAVSIGYEKMDDLQKEGFVQRFEFTHELSWKLMKDYLNYQGNFEINGSRDAIREAFKVGLIQDGEVWMEMIKSRNLSSHTYDEATLRQILESVSQKYIKEFNLFFTKMTSLR; from the coding sequence ATGGAAAATCAAGACATTCGTTGGAAACAGAGATTTGAACATTATAGCAATGCTTTAAAGCTTTTAAACATTGCTGTATCAATTGGTTACGAAAAGATGGATGATTTGCAAAAAGAGGGTTTTGTGCAAAGATTTGAATTTACACACGAATTATCCTGGAAATTGATGAAAGATTATTTGAATTATCAGGGTAATTTTGAAATAAATGGAAGTAGAGACGCAATTCGTGAAGCTTTTAAAGTGGGATTGATTCAAGATGGTGAAGTATGGATGGAAATGATTAAAAGTAGGAATTTATCATCACATACTTATGATGAAGCAACATTGAGACAAATTTTAGAAAGTGTTTCCCAAAAATACATAAAAGAGTTTAATTTGTTTTTTACTAAAATGACTAGCTTACGATAA